The Kroppenstedtia pulmonis genome has a segment encoding these proteins:
- a CDS encoding cyclase family protein, protein MEIIERNGKRRMLIDLSDRLDNTTRSHELNQHEIHYFSHEESVDVTEKMLGIGKGDWRDGVGWAVEEVTLSTHSSTHVDAPYHYGPKSGGQPACTIDQIPLEWCYGDGVVLDMRDKGIGEGIIDTDLQKELERIGYRLKPYDIVLIHTGASQYFGTPDYAFKQPGLTRSAVEWLLDQGVRMIGIDAWGLDRPFDVLAREAKEGKVDFWEAHLVGRDRGYCQIEKLCNLDQLPKPFGFTVSAFPINIARASAGWSRVVAIFEEEIE, encoded by the coding sequence ATGGAGATTATTGAGAGAAACGGTAAACGGCGAATGTTGATCGATCTGAGTGATCGCTTGGATAATACCACTCGTTCCCATGAATTGAATCAGCATGAAATACATTATTTCAGCCATGAGGAATCCGTCGATGTCACTGAAAAGATGTTGGGGATTGGCAAGGGAGATTGGCGGGATGGTGTGGGATGGGCTGTGGAAGAGGTGACGTTATCCACTCACTCCAGCACCCATGTGGATGCTCCTTACCACTATGGTCCGAAAAGTGGCGGGCAACCTGCCTGTACCATTGACCAAATCCCTTTGGAATGGTGCTATGGAGATGGCGTAGTCTTGGATATGAGGGATAAGGGCATTGGGGAAGGAATCATCGATACCGATTTACAGAAGGAATTGGAGCGGATCGGCTACAGATTAAAACCCTATGACATTGTACTGATTCATACAGGAGCCTCACAGTATTTTGGAACACCGGATTACGCTTTTAAGCAACCGGGACTGACCAGATCGGCTGTGGAGTGGTTGTTGGATCAAGGAGTGCGGATGATCGGTATCGATGCTTGGGGTCTGGATCGTCCCTTTGATGTTTTGGCCAGGGAGGCAAAGGAAGGCAAGGTGGACTTTTGGGAAGCCCACTTAGTAGGAAGAGATAGGGGATATTGTCAGATTGAAAAGCTGTGCAACCTGGATCAGCTCCCTAAGCCCTTTGGCTTTACAGTCAGCGCATTTCCTATCAATATTGCCCGTGCCAGTGCAGGTTGGAGTCGGGTGGTGGCGATTTTTGAAGAAGAGATCGAATAA
- the sdhA gene encoding succinate dehydrogenase flavoprotein subunit yields the protein MKEKVIIVGGGLAGLMAAVKVAEAGADVDLFSIVPVRRSHSVCAQGGINGAVNTKGEGDSPWEHFDDSVYGGDFLANQPPVKAMCEAAPGIIYLMDRMGVPFNRTPEGLLDFRRFGGTKHHRTAFAGATTGQQLLYALDEQVRRWEVEGNVTKYEHWEFISIVQDDEGRCRGIVAQDRRSMEFKAFPADAVILATGGPGIIFGKSTNSMINTGTAASAVYQQGAYYANGEFIQVHPTAIPGDDKLRLMSESARGEGGRVWTYKDGKPWYFLEEMYPAYGNLVPRDIATRAIFKVCVDMKLGINGENMVYLDLSHKDPKELDVKLGGIIEIYEKFMGEDPRKVPMKIFPAVHYSMGGLWVDFNQMTNIPGLFAAGECDYQYHGANRLGANSLLSCIYGGMVAGPNALEYIKGLNKSADDFSSSMFESHQKNEEEKYENILKMDGDENPYKLHKELGDWMTDNVTVVRYNDRLKKTDEKIQELMERYKRINVTDTSRWSNQPAIFIRHLWNMMELARVITIGAYNRNESRGAHYKPDYPDRNDDEWLKTTKAKYTESGPAFEYEDVDVSLIKPRPRRYDVAKQVEAKEGEQS from the coding sequence ATGAAAGAAAAAGTCATTATCGTTGGCGGTGGCCTGGCCGGTTTAATGGCTGCTGTAAAAGTGGCAGAAGCCGGTGCCGACGTCGACTTGTTTTCCATCGTTCCCGTGCGTCGATCGCACTCGGTATGTGCTCAAGGCGGAATTAACGGTGCGGTTAACACTAAAGGGGAGGGGGATTCTCCCTGGGAACACTTTGATGATTCTGTGTATGGCGGGGACTTCCTGGCCAATCAACCTCCGGTCAAGGCTATGTGTGAAGCGGCTCCCGGCATTATTTACCTGATGGATCGAATGGGAGTTCCCTTTAACCGGACTCCTGAAGGTTTGCTGGATTTCAGGCGTTTCGGAGGCACCAAACACCATCGAACCGCTTTTGCCGGTGCAACTACCGGTCAGCAACTCCTCTACGCTTTGGATGAGCAAGTTCGCCGCTGGGAAGTGGAGGGGAATGTAACCAAGTATGAACATTGGGAATTTATTTCCATTGTGCAGGATGATGAAGGACGTTGCCGGGGCATTGTAGCTCAGGATCGCCGAAGTATGGAATTTAAGGCATTTCCGGCGGATGCAGTGATTTTGGCGACTGGTGGACCTGGTATCATCTTCGGAAAGTCTACCAACTCCATGATCAATACCGGAACCGCTGCCAGTGCTGTCTACCAGCAGGGAGCTTATTATGCCAACGGTGAATTCATCCAGGTTCATCCTACGGCTATTCCCGGAGATGACAAGTTGCGTCTGATGTCAGAGTCTGCCCGGGGTGAAGGGGGACGAGTCTGGACTTATAAAGACGGAAAGCCTTGGTATTTCCTTGAAGAGATGTATCCGGCTTACGGAAATCTGGTGCCCAGAGATATTGCTACACGTGCCATTTTCAAAGTGTGTGTGGATATGAAACTGGGTATCAACGGTGAAAATATGGTCTATCTGGATCTTTCCCACAAAGATCCCAAGGAACTGGATGTCAAGTTGGGTGGGATTATCGAGATCTATGAGAAGTTTATGGGCGAAGATCCCAGGAAAGTTCCGATGAAAATCTTCCCGGCTGTCCATTATTCCATGGGTGGACTTTGGGTGGATTTCAACCAGATGACCAACATCCCAGGGCTCTTTGCCGCCGGGGAATGTGATTATCAGTATCATGGGGCGAACCGGCTTGGGGCCAACTCACTCCTGTCCTGTATTTATGGAGGAATGGTAGCAGGCCCCAATGCGTTGGAGTATATCAAGGGATTGAATAAGTCTGCCGATGATTTCTCCTCATCGATGTTTGAATCCCATCAGAAAAATGAAGAAGAGAAGTATGAAAACATCCTGAAAATGGATGGAGATGAAAACCCGTACAAGCTGCACAAAGAGTTGGGTGATTGGATGACGGACAATGTAACGGTTGTACGTTACAATGACCGCCTGAAGAAGACGGATGAAAAGATTCAGGAACTGATGGAACGCTACAAGCGAATCAACGTAACCGATACCAGTCGTTGGAGCAACCAGCCTGCCATATTTATCCGTCATCTATGGAATATGATGGAGCTGGCACGGGTCATCACCATCGGCGCCTATAACCGAAATGAGAGCCGGGGGGCCCACTACAAGCCAGATTACCCGGACCGTAACGACGATGAATGGTTGAAAACAACCAAGGCAAAGTATACCGAGAGCGGACCTGCTTTTGAATACGAAGACGTGGATGTATCCCTTATCAAACCCCGTCCCCGTCGCTATGATGTGGCGAAGCAAGTGGAGGCGAAGGAGGGAGAACAGTCATGA
- the sdhB gene encoding succinate dehydrogenase iron-sulfur subunit has product MSEQQTAQKTVRFIITRQDSPDSKPYTEEFELEYRPNMTINSSLMEIQRNPVNSKGNTVSPVSWEANCLEEVCGACSMVINGTPRQACSTLIDELEQPIRIQPMNTFPVMRDMVVDRGRMFDALKRVKAWVPIDGTHDLGPGPRMPEVDRQWRYELSKCMTCGVCLQACPNVNSRSDFIGPFAVGQVDLFNSHPTGAMNKHERTEALLGEGGVQECGNSQNCVQACPKGIPLTTAIARMNREGTKQIFRKWLSV; this is encoded by the coding sequence ATGAGTGAACAACAAACGGCTCAAAAAACCGTTCGTTTCATCATTACACGGCAGGACTCTCCCGATTCCAAACCATATACGGAAGAGTTCGAGCTGGAATATCGTCCTAACATGACCATCAATTCTTCCTTGATGGAGATTCAACGGAATCCAGTTAACTCCAAAGGAAATACCGTTTCACCGGTTTCTTGGGAGGCCAACTGTCTGGAAGAAGTATGCGGTGCATGCTCCATGGTGATCAACGGAACACCACGTCAGGCATGTTCCACCTTGATCGATGAGTTGGAACAGCCAATCCGGATTCAACCGATGAACACCTTCCCGGTAATGCGGGATATGGTGGTGGATCGGGGCAGGATGTTCGATGCCCTGAAACGGGTGAAAGCCTGGGTTCCCATTGACGGTACCCATGACTTGGGACCGGGTCCCCGTATGCCGGAAGTGGACCGGCAATGGCGCTATGAGTTGTCCAAGTGTATGACTTGTGGTGTCTGCTTGCAAGCATGTCCCAATGTTAACTCCCGCTCCGACTTTATCGGTCCCTTTGCTGTGGGCCAAGTTGATCTCTTTAATTCCCATCCCACAGGAGCCATGAACAAGCATGAACGGACAGAAGCCCTTTTGGGTGAAGGCGGTGTACAGGAGTGTGGCAACTCTCAAAACTGTGTCCAAGCTTGTCCCAAGGGGATTCCTTTAACGACGGCTATCGCCCGGATGAACAGGGAAGGAACAAAACAGATTTTCCGTAAGTGGCTCTCTGTTTAA
- a CDS encoding DUF1002 domain-containing protein, whose product MNLKKWSLLALIGVCLSAVMSPSAVSAEKTGNTVVTLGADLSQQQRQSLLQEMNVDSSVETINVSIADIRQYLHGSNSGGTPAAGDNKAYSSARITLTDSGSGIKVRAHNVTRVSEQMYANALLTAGITDAQVYVTSPEPVTGTAALTGIMMAFEKASDKEISQEQREVANEEIMRTSELGQKIGDQEKAAQFMTEVKDQIADKKPKSEEEVRDIVINVAGDLNINLGNQEVQNITNVMYKFSKLDIDWGSFGDQLNKLKGNLEDAINTDEAQGFFEKLWKWITDLFESIFGSEESSTVNT is encoded by the coding sequence ATGAACTTGAAAAAATGGAGCCTTCTGGCATTGATTGGAGTTTGTCTGTCTGCGGTAATGTCTCCATCGGCAGTCTCCGCTGAAAAAACCGGCAACACGGTTGTAACTCTGGGTGCTGACCTTTCCCAGCAACAAAGACAATCCTTACTTCAAGAAATGAACGTGGATTCCAGTGTGGAAACCATTAATGTTAGCATTGCGGACATTCGTCAATACCTCCACGGCAGTAATTCGGGAGGCACACCTGCCGCCGGTGACAACAAGGCATATTCATCCGCCCGAATCACCTTGACTGATTCAGGATCCGGCATCAAAGTAAGAGCACACAATGTCACCCGGGTTTCAGAACAAATGTACGCCAATGCCCTACTAACCGCCGGAATCACTGATGCGCAAGTCTATGTCACCTCCCCGGAACCAGTCACGGGAACAGCCGCACTTACCGGAATCATGATGGCTTTTGAAAAAGCATCCGATAAAGAAATCAGCCAGGAACAACGGGAAGTCGCCAATGAGGAAATCATGCGTACTTCTGAACTGGGTCAAAAAATCGGAGACCAGGAAAAAGCGGCTCAATTCATGACAGAAGTCAAGGATCAAATTGCCGACAAGAAGCCAAAGAGTGAGGAAGAAGTTCGGGACATCGTGATTAACGTAGCTGGTGATTTAAACATCAACCTGGGCAACCAAGAGGTTCAAAATATCACCAATGTGATGTATAAGTTTTCGAAGCTGGATATTGACTGGGGCTCCTTTGGAGATCAACTGAATAAACTCAAGGGCAATCTGGAAGATGCCATCAACACGGATGAAGCACAAGGCTTCTTTGAGAAGCTGTGGAAATGGATCACGGATCTGTTTGAATCCATTTTCGGCAGTGAGGAGTCCTCTACTGTCAACACCTGA